From a single Calothrix sp. NIES-2098 genomic region:
- a CDS encoding 30S ribosomal protein S21, with protein sequence MTQVVLGENEGIDSALRRFKRQVSKAGILADVKYHRHFETPLEKKKRKAVAARRKRRFK encoded by the coding sequence ATGACCCAAGTGGTTTTAGGAGAGAACGAAGGAATAGACTCAGCACTGCGTCGGTTTAAACGCCAGGTTTCCAAAGCTGGTATATTAGCTGACGTTAAGTATCATCGGCACTTTGAAACACCATTGGAAAAGAAGAAACGTAAGGCAGTGGCAGCTAGACGCAAGAGACGTTTTAAATAA
- a CDS encoding uroporphyrin-III C/tetrapyrrole methyltransferase, with protein MQTDPKPGTLYVVGTPIGNLEDITFRAVRILQTVDLIAAEDTRHTGKLLQHFQIKVPQVSYHEHNRTSRIPELLEHLANGKAIALVSDAGMPGISDPGYELVKACVEGGISVVPIPGASAAITALSASGLPTDRFVFEGFLSAKSQQRREYLESLQTESRTLIFYESPHRLRETLQDLGETFGSDRQIVLARELTKFYEEFWRGTIAEAIAHYSQREPQGEYTLVVAGTPATQPQLTEAQIKAELEQLIRQGISRSQASRQLAKFTSLPRREIYQLALSIVVDSE; from the coding sequence ATGCAGACCGATCCTAAACCAGGAACGCTTTATGTTGTAGGTACACCAATTGGCAATCTTGAAGATATTACCTTTCGGGCGGTGCGAATTTTGCAAACGGTGGATCTGATTGCTGCGGAAGACACGCGCCACACAGGCAAACTGCTACAACATTTTCAAATTAAAGTTCCTCAGGTGAGCTACCACGAACACAATCGTACCAGCCGAATTCCAGAATTGTTAGAGCATTTAGCTAATGGTAAGGCAATTGCTTTAGTCAGTGATGCGGGTATGCCAGGAATTTCCGATCCAGGGTATGAATTGGTGAAAGCTTGTGTGGAAGGAGGAATATCTGTGGTTCCGATTCCGGGTGCGAGTGCGGCAATTACGGCTTTAAGTGCATCAGGATTACCAACAGATCGGTTTGTATTTGAAGGTTTTCTCTCAGCGAAAAGTCAACAACGGCGAGAATATTTAGAATCGCTGCAAACAGAATCCCGCACTCTAATTTTCTACGAATCACCGCATCGATTGCGGGAAACTTTACAAGATTTAGGAGAAACATTCGGAAGCGATCGCCAAATTGTCCTGGCTAGAGAACTCACCAAATTTTACGAGGAATTTTGGCGAGGCACAATTGCCGAAGCGATCGCTCATTACAGCCAGCGCGAACCCCAAGGCGAATATACTCTTGTGGTAGCAGGAACTCCAGCCACTCAACCCCAACTCACAGAAGCCCAAATCAAAGCCGAACTCGAACAATTAATTCGTCAAGGAATATCGCGATCGCAAGCTAGTCGCCAGTTAGCAAAATTCACTTCCCTACCGCGTCGAGAAATTTATCAATTAGCTCTCTCAATTGTGGTTGATTCTGAGTAG